The following proteins are encoded in a genomic region of Brachyspira pilosicoli:
- a CDS encoding bifunctional 5,10-methylenetetrahydrofolate dehydrogenase/5,10-methenyltetrahydrofolate cyclohydrolase — MPANILDVRELSKTIRAEIKEKVAFLIKKPRIDFVYFDDDKSTELYFTHAKKMAENAGMIGELHKLNTNTTEKDFITLIEYLNEEKDISGIMLQMPLPKHIRRELVYETISTKKDIDAISNLNLGRILTSNDELIPCTVKSVMTILEHYNVKIEGANAVVVGRSEIVGKPLALSLLNKSATVTIAHSKTKDLKSVCKNADILCVSIGKAEFIDAEYIKDNAVVIDIGINVLEDGSIKGDVKFDEAVNIASMITPVPNGVGSLTTTMLLSNLLYLHTKYNNN, encoded by the coding sequence ATGCCAGCTAATATACTTGATGTAAGAGAATTATCAAAAACAATAAGAGCAGAAATTAAAGAGAAGGTTGCTTTTTTAATTAAGAAGCCGCGCATTGATTTTGTTTATTTTGATGATGATAAATCTACAGAGTTATATTTTACTCATGCAAAGAAAATGGCCGAAAATGCTGGAATGATAGGCGAGCTTCATAAGTTAAATACAAACACAACAGAAAAAGATTTTATCACTCTAATAGAATATTTAAACGAAGAGAAAGATATTAGCGGTATAATGCTTCAAATGCCTTTGCCTAAGCATATAAGAAGAGAATTAGTTTACGAAACTATATCTACAAAAAAAGATATTGATGCAATAAGCAATTTAAATCTTGGTAGGATTTTAACTTCTAATGATGAATTAATTCCTTGCACTGTAAAGAGTGTGATGACAATACTTGAGCATTATAATGTTAAAATAGAAGGTGCTAATGCTGTAGTTGTTGGAAGGAGCGAGATAGTTGGAAAGCCTCTTGCTTTATCACTTTTAAATAAATCTGCTACTGTTACAATAGCTCATTCAAAAACTAAAGATTTAAAAAGTGTTTGTAAGAATGCTGATATATTATGCGTGTCTATTGGAAAGGCAGAGTTTATAGATGCTGAATATATAAAAGATAATGCTGTTGTTATAGATATAGGAATCAATGTTCTTGAAGATGGTTCTATTAAGGGAGATGTAAAGTTTGATGAGGCAGTTAATATTGCATCTATGATAACACCAGTACCTAATGGCGTTGGAAGTTTAACGACAACAATGCTTCTTTCAAACTTGCTTTATTTGCATACGAAGTATAATAATAATTAA
- a CDS encoding LrgB family protein has translation MTALFQDNPLISIVITLIAYIISYYIYNKTKLPILTPLVTSVILVGLSIYFMGVPYSVYNESGGKFINALVGPATVVLALPIYRNLPILKANLLVILFSIAIGSAIGIVGIYFTAKVMGVSENILLSLLPKSITTAIAVDVADSIGGVKSITVLAVVISGVAGAIIAPIVFKIFRIKSPLAKGISIGTASHAVGTSKAIEMGETEGAMSGLAIGIAGALTVVLLPILYKLLVTIW, from the coding sequence ATGACAGCACTATTTCAAGACAACCCTCTAATTTCAATAGTAATAACTTTAATAGCATATATAATATCATACTATATTTATAATAAAACAAAACTTCCAATATTAACGCCTCTTGTAACGAGTGTAATACTTGTAGGTTTATCTATTTATTTTATGGGAGTTCCTTATAGTGTTTACAATGAAAGCGGAGGGAAATTTATTAATGCATTGGTGGGACCTGCTACTGTTGTATTAGCTCTCCCAATATATAGAAACCTTCCAATATTAAAAGCGAATTTGTTAGTAATACTTTTTAGCATTGCAATAGGAAGTGCCATTGGAATAGTTGGAATATATTTCACTGCAAAAGTTATGGGAGTATCAGAAAATATACTTTTATCACTTCTTCCAAAATCAATAACTACTGCAATAGCTGTTGATGTGGCTGATAGTATAGGCGGTGTAAAATCTATTACTGTGCTTGCTGTTGTAATATCTGGTGTGGCTGGTGCTATAATTGCTCCTATAGTATTCAAAATATTTAGAATAAAATCGCCTTTAGCTAAGGGCATTTCAATAGGCACTGCATCGCATGCTGTGGGAACTAGTAAGGCTATAGAGATGGGAGAGACTGAAGGAGCTATGTCTGGGCTTGCTATAGGTATAGCTGGAGCTTTAACGGTTGTACTGCTTCCTATATTGTATAAATTGCTTGTTACTATATGGTAA
- a CDS encoding transcriptional repressor, producing MNNTRNTIQKQVILNAVRELKNHPTSEEVYNYIKPNFPSISLGTVYRNLNLLSENNEIQKISIIDDAVRFDHITNEHYHFQCDKCKKLIDINLPYNKDLDEAVSKKYNVEIDKHDIVFIGICNSCKSE from the coding sequence ATGAACAACACTAGAAACACAATACAAAAGCAGGTTATATTAAATGCTGTACGGGAATTAAAAAATCACCCTACATCAGAAGAGGTTTATAATTATATTAAACCAAACTTTCCTTCTATTAGTTTAGGAACAGTTTATAGAAATCTTAATTTGCTTTCTGAAAACAATGAGATACAAAAAATTTCTATAATAGACGATGCTGTGAGATTTGATCATATCACTAATGAACACTATCACTTTCAATGTGACAAATGCAAAAAGTTAATAGACATTAATTTGCCTTATAATAAAGATTTAGATGAAGCTGTTTCAAAAAAGTATAATGTAGAAATAGATAAACATGATATTGTATTTATAGGCATTTGCAACTCTTGCAAATCAGAATAA